A window of Candidatus Effluviviaceae Genus V sp. genomic DNA:
TCGTCTCCAGGAGCTCAACTCCTCTCTCTCGCGCCGCCATGGCGGCGCGCTGAACTCTGTCGTAGGCCTCGTCCCGGCTCATGCCGCCCCTCACGAGCGCCGTCAGCACGCCGCCCGAGAAGACGAGGCCGTTGGAGGAACCGATGTTCTCCAGCATGCGATCGGGCCGAATGTCGAGAGCTCTCACGACCCTGGTGAAGCGGTCAAGTAAGTAGTGTGTGAGGATCGAGCTGTCCGGCAGGATGACCCGCTCGACCGACGAATGGGAGATGTCCCGCTCGTGCCACAGCTCGATGTTCTCCATCGCGGCGTGCGCGTTCGCGCGCAGCACGCGCGCCAGCCCTGAGATCTGCTCGCACTTGATCGGATTCCGCTTGTGCGGCATGGCGGAGGAGCCCTTCTGCTTCCTCCCGAACCCCTCGAGGATCTCGCTCGTCTCCGTGCGCGCCAGAAGTCTGATCTCGAGCGCCTGTCGTGCCATGACGCTCCCCAGAACGGCGAGCGCCGAGAGGTAGCGCGCATGACGGTCCCTCGCGACGATCTGACTCGAGATCGGCGCGGGACGGATGCCGAGCGCTTCGCAGACGTGCTTTTCGATTCTGGGATCGAGCTCGGCGTATGTTCCGACGGCTCCCGAGAGCTTGCCGACCGCGGCGTCGAGCACCGCGAGGCCGACGACCGTACGTACCCGGGTCAGCTCGTCCCACCAGTAGGCGAACTTGAGGCCGAGCGTCGTCGGCTCGGCGTGAACGCCGTGCGTCCTGCCGACGATCG
This region includes:
- a CDS encoding adenylosuccinate lyase; translation: MIERYALPEMAAVWDERVRTAIWAKIEIEAVRARVELGEVPADVLERIEERATVSIERMKEIEQETHHDVIAFLKALAEEIGEDDALHVHVGMTSSDILDTTIGVQIGRSGHLILEKLEELRSAVRERALEHRATPIVGRTHGVHAEPTTLGLKFAYWWDELTRVRTVVGLAVLDAAVGKLSGAVGTYAELDPRIEKHVCEALGIRPAPISSQIVARDRHARYLSALAVLGSVMARQALEIRLLARTETSEILEGFGRKQKGSSAMPHKRNPIKCEQISGLARVLRANAHAAMENIELWHERDISHSSVERVILPDSSILTHYLLDRFTRVVRALDIRPDRMLENIGSSNGLVFSGGVLTALVRGGMSRDEAYDRVQRAAMAARERGVELLETIREDEVIMGALGSGRIERIMSLDPHLRHIGEIFERLGIEEEEEAA